The sequence below is a genomic window from Nitrobacter winogradskyi Nb-255.
ACTCTCTGTCAGACGCGCCGTTTCTGCTTGTCGGCTTCCTGAGCCTTAGAGAACGGTGTTGATCTCAACAGGTATCGTCACTCGAGTATCCTGGGATGGATGTGCAAATGAAAGATTCAGGGCTCCTCCATGTTACGCTTACGAAGATGTGCGAGCTTCACGCCATCGACATGCCGCGCAATGGAGAATTGGCGGAGCATTTTCAACTGGCCTTTCCCTCGGCCAACTATGACGAAGAAGCTGACGAATGGCGTATGCTTTGGAAGAAGGGAACCTACGCGGAATCCAACGCACGGCTGGAAGCCTTTTTCTCGGAGAGAGGCGTAGCCTTTTCTCACGTCGACAAGTGCTGATGATTCACCGCCGCAGCCGGCAAGCTGTAGAAGTGATTCTGTAATTCAGAGGGTGGGAGACTGAAATGCATCACGCTAAGGAGGCGCACAAGTTCGCAAGGCCGCCAAGTCATGCGTTTGCTTTGCCACGAGACGGAGAGATCGCCGAGTTGCTTCAACAAGCATTTCCCGAAGCCTACTTTGATGAGAAAAATATCGAATGGCGGATTGATTGGGACGAGCGACAGTTCCCTACTCAAGGTCGCGCCTTGACGAGTTTTCAACCAGGCACAACCTTGAAATCTTCCATCGCTATTGACGTACATTAAACCCGGTCCCTCGCCTGTCGCCGGTCCTTCGTGAGTACCGGACAAGACGTTTGATGGAGCCTGATAGTTGGAATGCCGGGAGAAAGCTCGATCCTGCGTTCCGACTTGGCGCGATCATTGAAAGATTGAGACGCCGCCGGATCGCAACCGGCACGGCGATCTGATGCTTCACTTTACGTTCTGGATCCCGACCTGCCATCTACCATTGATCTTACCGCGGTAGTTTGAATGTTCTGTCGAGCGCGTCGCTCCCAGAACAATCGGACTGGGCATTTATCATGCCGCACCGCTGCCGGACATGCCGAGTTCTGCTCACGATTATCGCTATATCTGAACACAGATATCGATCGCGTCGGAACTTATTTCCTACAGTTCTTCACATACGAGACAGTTCCCGATGACCAATACCGTATACGCGCCGACCGCGAGCTCTGACGTTGAACGCTCAGGGCCTAACACCAACGACGCACCACAATCCTTCAAGCTCGGACTATCCGGTTGTGGAGGTGGCCTTGAATCGATTTCGACCTCCCACATCCTCGATCTGGCCGAGAAGATCGAGGCTTTAGGCTTCACCGGGATTTGGCTCAACGAAGAACACTTCCAGGGCAGCATCGTGGAGGTCGAGGGGCGACGATGCCATTCGCCTCTGATACTGGCCTCGGCCATACTGGCGCGCACCACGCGCCTGCGTGTTGGATTCTCCGTATTGCTGGCGGCGCTGCACAACCCGATCCGTCTTGCCGAGGAGATCGCGACGCTGGACGTTCTCTCTAATGGACGCGTCGATGTCGGCATTTCCCGCGGCAACAACCCCCGTTATCTCAATGCCTATGGCGTCAATCCCGAAGGCACCGCCGATCATTTCAAGGATATGCTGACATTCCTGCCGCGCGCCTGGTCGGTGGGCAGGCTTCCATTCGGCGATGCCGCTCACTCGATCGAGCCGAAACCGATTCAGTCGCCGCACCCGCCGATCTATGTCGGCACCAACACCAACGAAACTGCCGCCTGGGCAACGAAAAGCGGTCACAAGATCATCTGCCACGGCATTATCAGCATGCCTAACCAGCGCCGTTTGATGCGCGCATATGTCGACGCCGGCGGGAATCCAGCGGAAGTGCCGTTCGGCCGCTTCGTCTATGTCAGCGAGACCGATGCTTCGGCGCGCAAGGAGTTATGGCCGACCATCGAGAAACTGACCACACGGTTGAAGGGATTCGGTCTGTTCAGGCGCGATGGCGTGATCGACGAAGCGGGCCTGGAGCCAGATAATTTCTATCGCGAGATGGTGATCACCGGCTCGCCCGAGACCTGCGCCGAGAAGTTCATGGCGCTGCATGGCGAGCTTGGCGTAACCTACCTCAACGCCCTCTCCGCCTTCTTCGGATTCCTGCCGCTCGATCATCTCGAACGATCGCTTGACCTGATGGGGAGCGTGCTGCGACCAAAACTCGAAAGAGCGTTGGCGGCCACCTGATACAGCAGAGAGTCAGAAACGGTACGCCACACAACTCGCATGTGTCGTACCGTTCTGTGTTGTCAGAATTTCATCGACAGTGATCCGACAACCGTTCGCGGCGCTCCCAGGAAATAGGTCGCGCCCGCGCTCAGATCGATGTCGCTGGGAGAGATCTGTGAGATGTACTGACGATCAAAGATGTTCTGGATCGAGAAGCTCGCATTCAGGGATTCGACACCAAAATGGGACCCGAGATCATAGGACATCGTCAAATCCGCAACGGTGTATCCGGATACACGCTGGGTGTTGGCGGCTTCACCGAAACGCGGGCCGATGTAACGTACGATCGGCATGATCGCCAGACGGTCCACCTGGTAGGTTACTCCGCCCTTTATCATGACTTGCGGCGTGTTCGGGATCTGCTTACCCTTGGTCGCCAGCATGGCGCCGCCGCTCAGGGTTGGCGTATCGGAATCGAATGTTTCGGATGCCAGCGTCGTCGAACCGAAGACTGAGAACTGCTCGTCGAACCTATAGTTCGCTTCAAGCTCAAAGCCGTATCCGGTGCTCGATCCGGTGCCTTGAAAGTATGCGATGTTCGGGCCGATCGATGGATCGATGACCTTGACCTGCTTGTTCTGGTATTTGGCGTAGAACAGGGTTGGGATCACAGTCAGCCCGTACTGGCTAAAGCGTAGCGAAGCATCAAACTGATCAGAGATTTCCGGCCGCACCTTGTCGACCAGCGATTGCAGCGAGAACCCCCTCGCGGTGAACACCGTGCGGTTGCTGATGTAATTGCTTGCTTGCGGTCCCCAATCCGGGCGGCCGAATCTGCGTCCATAGCTGAAATTCACGCTGAGAGCCGGGTTGAGATCGTGACGAATCGCGACGTTGGGAAGCCATGCGGTATAGTCCCGTGCAGCCAGGGTGGCATCGGGATAGATCGCGGGGTTCAATGCCAGCGCCTGACCGTGAGTGCCGTCAGAAATTCCCGCAGTGTTGTAGTACAACATCTGCGGTGCCCCGAGAACCATGTAGCGCAGACCGCTGGTCACAAAGGTTGACCCAAAATTCTGCGAAACCTGAAAGTACGGACTGTTGACGCTGAAGTTGTCGATTCTCGCAAGACTCTGCCAGTGGGAGAAATCAAGTCCGCCGGCCGCATCCACGGTGAAACGCCGCTGATCCGTCGGAGGTGGCGGCGGCTTCATCGATTGCCACCAGTATCCGACAACGACGTCGGTTCCCCAGGGAAACTGCCCGGCGTACTCGAAAACGCTACCGACGTTCTGGTTCTGCTGACGCCAGATCTGAACGTTACTTCCGGCCGCGTTGTATCGCGTGGTGTCGTTGTCCCAGTAGTATGGCTTGAACAGCAGATGCTGTCCTTCGGCAAAGTTATAATCAAGCTTTGCGAAAGTCGCGAACGTTTTAGCGTTCATCCGGTTAAACTTGTAGTAGTTGACGTCGGTTGCCGCGACGCCCGTCAGCGTGGTGTTGAAGTCATGACTATAGTTGTTTCTTAGATTTGTGGTCTGAGGATACGTTAGCGCTCGAAAGAAATTCTCGGCGTAGTTGTTGTAGACCGCGGTAACGTCGAGGGTGATACGGTCACCGAAATCCTGGCTCAACCCGAACGTGACGTTCTGGCGTTTCTGGTCGCCAGCGCCCGTCCACTTGTCGACACCGATATTGGACCCGGACAGAAAGGCTTTGGTTGCCGTCTCCGGATTCAGGCCGCTGTCGATTCGAACGAATGTCTTATAGAAGCTGTCGGTGCCGAAGGCTTGGCGCGCCGTGAAGCCAGCTTTATCCTGTGGTCTCAGCGTGAGCTGGTTGATCACGCCGGTCGCGTTCGACAGGCCAATGCCTTTGTCGGACGGCACGGCACCGCGATAAACGTCGATACGCCCAATGTTCTCCAGATCGAACAGATCGGAGCCGCCCACAATTCCCATTAGCGGTAAGCCGTCGATCGTGCGTGAAAGATGAAAATCTCCCTTGCCGCGAATATTAATGTTTCGCGTCGTATTCAAACCATACGGATCCGGTGTCTGAACCGAAACAGAGGGAATCAGGGCCAGCGGCTGGTAGAAGCTCGTCTGCGCCGGTCCGCCCAGAATCGCGATGCCCTGCTGTGTCACGCTGCTGGCGCCGGCTAACTGCGGCGTGGTGCTGAGGACGGAGTTTTGCGATGCCCGAACACCGCCAGATTGTTGCTGTTGCTGCGGGACAGGTTGCTGATTGCTCGGCACAGCCTGTCGCGCACGTCGCGCGGTCCGGCCCCGTGCATTCGTCGTGCTGTTCTGCCGCACATTTCTCGGCTGACCATCGCTGACAATGGTCACGGGCGGAAGATTCGTTGAATCCTGCGCTACGGCCAACGCGCCGTACGACTCGCCGCCAAGCAGCGCGCCGATGAACAATATTCTCTTCACAATCCAGTCCCCAATATTTCCACGCGACGACGCGCAACGCGCCGCTCTGCTCGCGATGTGTGTGAAAATTCGCTGTACCCTCCGGTACAATGATCTGTCGCCGAACGATCCGCGCGTTCTCAAAACAGACGCGGATCGCTTTCGATCAGGCCCGCGCGCACGGCACGCGCCCGTCGACCAAGGCAAAGAACGGTTCGAAGCATCGTGACGCGAGTGCTTCAATTCGTTATATACAGATAGATATCTCGTATAGAATGGAACTCGTGCCGTCAAGCAGCGCGGCGACCGAAAACAACGCAATCTGTACTTCGCGG
It includes:
- a CDS encoding TonB-dependent receptor — encoded protein: MKRILFIGALLGGESYGALAVAQDSTNLPPVTIVSDGQPRNVRQNSTTNARGRTARRARQAVPSNQQPVPQQQQQSGGVRASQNSVLSTTPQLAGASSVTQQGIAILGGPAQTSFYQPLALIPSVSVQTPDPYGLNTTRNINIRGKGDFHLSRTIDGLPLMGIVGGSDLFDLENIGRIDVYRGAVPSDKGIGLSNATGVINQLTLRPQDKAGFTARQAFGTDSFYKTFVRIDSGLNPETATKAFLSGSNIGVDKWTGAGDQKRQNVTFGLSQDFGDRITLDVTAVYNNYAENFFRALTYPQTTNLRNNYSHDFNTTLTGVAATDVNYYKFNRMNAKTFATFAKLDYNFAEGQHLLFKPYYWDNDTTRYNAAGSNVQIWRQQNQNVGSVFEYAGQFPWGTDVVVGYWWQSMKPPPPPTDQRRFTVDAAGGLDFSHWQSLARIDNFSVNSPYFQVSQNFGSTFVTSGLRYMVLGAPQMLYYNTAGISDGTHGQALALNPAIYPDATLAARDYTAWLPNVAIRHDLNPALSVNFSYGRRFGRPDWGPQASNYISNRTVFTARGFSLQSLVDKVRPEISDQFDASLRFSQYGLTVIPTLFYAKYQNKQVKVIDPSIGPNIAYFQGTGSSTGYGFELEANYRFDEQFSVFGSTTLASETFDSDTPTLSGGAMLATKGKQIPNTPQVMIKGGVTYQVDRLAIMPIVRYIGPRFGEAANTQRVSGYTVADLTMSYDLGSHFGVESLNASFSIQNIFDRQYISQISPSDIDLSAGATYFLGAPRTVVGSLSMKF
- a CDS encoding LLM class flavin-dependent oxidoreductase — encoded protein: MTNTVYAPTASSDVERSGPNTNDAPQSFKLGLSGCGGGLESISTSHILDLAEKIEALGFTGIWLNEEHFQGSIVEVEGRRCHSPLILASAILARTTRLRVGFSVLLAALHNPIRLAEEIATLDVLSNGRVDVGISRGNNPRYLNAYGVNPEGTADHFKDMLTFLPRAWSVGRLPFGDAAHSIEPKPIQSPHPPIYVGTNTNETAAWATKSGHKIICHGIISMPNQRRLMRAYVDAGGNPAEVPFGRFVYVSETDASARKELWPTIEKLTTRLKGFGLFRRDGVIDEAGLEPDNFYREMVITGSPETCAEKFMALHGELGVTYLNALSAFFGFLPLDHLERSLDLMGSVLRPKLERALAAT